A window from Toxoplasma gondii ME49 chromosome IX, whole genome shotgun sequence encodes these proteins:
- a CDS encoding hypothetical protein (encoded by transcript TGME49_266650~Signal peptide predicted by SignalP 2.0 HMM (probability 0.985) with cleavage site probability 0.640 at residue 30~Predicted trans-membrane domain (TMHMM2.0):6-29), producing MAFPSALRLARLGFALCVIAVICASYFVSCEKIENVPAGTASHSETVGSEEGNLLENTVVAQEASIATTTKDVTYEPQGTTEVVKAEIPVEINTEENTTEDAESAASSRRLNADNEEHTNNDTGHEASVQRNVTPLTAAAAVTPGGYTTDAEAAYEAVDVTENVEPSAGPGTSEAELTRDVRNLEDNEDETPSRSLAANEEVSAAEEREGNVEASPVVLASEEPEETTETADEPEAAPIRRLRGSAESAEEAGFDVNVDSDAHIAPDEDNEEPEATESASENAEDPAEETRASARHLQEAEATESVDKTAAEMQPAEGIENTDEAQHEQDEMIQSVASAEESMTQKDASPADIGDEGEQDGEQVEVVSATAADESSDDKACTEACERKLSEEETEDESARPEAGAEGVVDGEAKADNELVSEEPSESDAKESELSRTPEVDEQVSDAVSLLLGAAEEILEKVHNVDI from the coding sequence ATGGCGTTCCCTTCAGCTCTGCGTTTAGCCCGCCTGGGTTTTGCGCTGTGTGTGATTGCCGTGATCTGCGCGTCTTATTTCGTGTCTTGTGAGAAGATTGAAAATGTCCCTGCCGGAACAGCTTCTCACTCTGAAACAGTTGGTTCTGAAGAGGGCAACCTTCTCGAAAACACGGTTGTTGCTCAGGAGGCAAGCATTGCTACCACAACGAAGGATGTAACATATGAGCCCCAAGGGACAACAGAAGTAGTTAAGGCAGAGATTCCAGTGGAGATCAACACTGAGGAAAACACTACTGAAGATGCGGAATCAGCTGCGTCAAGTCGGCGGCTGAAcgcagacaacgaagaaCATACCAACAATGACACCGGACACGAAGCAAGCGTCCAAAGAAACGTGACACCTCTCacggcggctgctgctgtgaCACCTGGTGGGTATACCACAGACGCCGAGGCCGCATACGAGGCTGTCGATGTTACGGAAAATGTGGAACCATCGGCAGGTCCTGGGACATCGGAGGCAGAGTTGACGCGCGACGTAAGAAATCTCGAGGACAATGAGGACGAAACTCCGTCAAGATCGTTGGCTGCGAACGAGGAGGTCAGTGCCGCGGAAGAGCGTGAGGGGAATGTGGAGGCTTCTCCTGTTGTCCTGGCCTCCGAAGAACCGGAGGAAACCACTGAAACAGCTGACGAACCAGAAGCTGCCCCCATCAGGAGACTGAGGGGATCTGCGGAGTCTGCAGAAGAGGCCGGATTTGATGTGAATGTCGACTCAGATGCACATATTGCCCCAGACGAGGATAATGAGGAACCCGAGGCCACCGAAAGTGCCTCTGAAAACGCTGAAGACCcggccgaggagacacgggcATCAGCTAGACATCTCCAGGAAGCGGAAGCCACGGAATCTGTCGACAAGACGGCAGCAGAAATGCAGCCTGCAGAAGGAATTGAAAATACAGACGAGGCACAACACGAGCAAGACGAGATGATCCAGAGTGTTGCGTCTGCTGAAGAGTCCATGACACAGAAGGACGCATCTCCCGCTGATATAGGCGATGAAGGTGAACAGGACGGTGAACAGGTTGAAGTGGTGAGCGCCACAGCGGCGGACGAAAGTTCAGATGACAAGGCGTGCACGGAAgcctgcgagagaaaactgtctgaggaagaaacggaagatGAGAGTGCAAGACCGGAAGCAGGGGCAGAAGGCGTTGTGGACGGTGAGGCGAAGGCGGACAACGAACTAGTCTCTGAAGAGCCCTCAGAGAGCGATGCAAAGGAATCAGAGTTGTCAAGAACTCCTGAGGTCGACGAACAGGTTTCTGATGCTGTCTCTCTACTACTGGGTGCAGCGGAAGAGATCTTGGAAAAAGTTCACAATGTTGACATCTGA